actactaaaacagtaataccctgactcAGTAACGGGGGTATACgtacactactaaaacagtaataccctgactcagagtaacgggggtatacactactaaaacagtaataccctgactcagagtaacgggggtatacactactaaaacagtaataccctgactcagagtaacgggggtatacactactaaaacagtaataccctgactcagtaacggggtatacactactaaaacagttATACCCTGACTCAGTAACgggggtatacactactaaaacagtaataccctgactcagtaacgggggtatacactactaaaacagtaataccctgactcAGAGTAGGgggggtatacactactaaaacagtaataccctgactcagagtaatgggggtatacactactaaaacagtaataccctgactcagtaacggggtatacactactaaaacagtaataccctgactcagagtaacgggggtatacactactaaaacagtaataccctgactcAGTAACGGGGGTATACgtacactactaaaacagtaataccctgactcagagtaacgggggtatacactactaaaacagtaataccctgactcagagtaatgggggtatacactactaaaacagtaataccctgactcagagtaacgggggtatacactactaaaacagtaataccctgactcagagtaacgggggtatacactactaaaacaataataccctgactcagagtaatgggggtatacactactaaaacagtaataccctgactcagtaacgggggtatacactactaaaacagtaataccctgactcAGTAACGGGGGTATaaactactaaaacagtaataccgTGACTCAGAGTAACgggggtatacactactaaaacagtaataccctgactcagtaacgggggtatacactactaaaacagtaataccctgactcagagtaacggggtatacactactaaaacagtaataccctgacACCGAGTAACgggggtatacactactaaaacagttATACCCTGACTCAGTAACggggtatacactactaaaacagtaataccctgactcagagtaacgggggtatacactactaaaacagtaataccctgactcagagtaacgggggtatacactactaaaacagtaataccctgactcagagtaggggggggggggggtatacactactaaaacagtaataccctgactcagagtaacgggggtatacactactaaaacagtaataccctgactcagtaacgggggtatacactactaaaacagtaataccctgactcagagtaatgggggtatacactactaaaacagtaataccctgactcAGAGTAACGGcggtatacactactaaaacagtaataccctgactcagagtaacgggggtatacactactaaaacagtaatatcCTGACTCAGAGTAACgggggtatacactactaaaacagtaatatcCTGACTCAGAGTAACggggtatacactactaaaacagtaataccctgactcagagtaacgggggtatacactactaaaacagtaataccctgactcagtaacgggggtatacactactaaaacagtaataccctgactcagagtaatgggggtatacactactaaaacagtaataccctgactcAGAGTAACGGcggtatacactactaaaacagtaataccctgactcagagtaacgggggtatacactactaaaacagtaatatcCTGACTCAGAGTAACgggggtatacactactaaaacagtaatatcCTGACTCAGAGTAACggggtatacactactaaaacagtaataccctgactcagagtaacgggggtatacactactaaaacagtaataccctgactcagtaacgggggtatacactactaaaacaataataccctgactcagagtaacgggggtatacactactaaaacagtaatatcCTGACTCAGAGTAACgggggtatacactactaaaacagtaataccctgactcagagtaacgggggtatacactactaaaacagtaatatcCTGACTCAGAGTAACgggggtatacactactaaaacagtaataccctgactcagagtaacgggggtatacactactaaaacagcAATACCCTGACTCAGAGTATCTggggtatacactactaaaacagtaataccctgactcagagtaacgggggtatacactactaaaacagtaataccctgactcAGAGTAACGGGGGTATACACTATTATAAGAGTAATTTGCTGACTCAGAGTAGGGGGGTAAAAATAGTAGACATAAATATGTATCGTATGTAATGCTAATGAAGaataaattatgtaattttgctgtcattttgaaataagaAGAGTGTTTCAAtggttacatgtatacatacagtggaacttcgttaactcgaactcggataactcgaataccccgcttaactcgaagtacctcgccggtcccggccgaattctctctttatcttagtaaaaaaaactcggataattcgaattcggataactcgaaaaactcggataatacgaagtaaaaatttggtcccaacaataaaaaccctacttgaaatgttcgaataactcgaagtataattttcgtcgatcggtggcaaacgccgacattttttaagagctaaattccgattgtaatactgaacatatcggcactactaacctacatgctattataagtgtttcataaattcataaaagaaattgtcggttgaatcttataacaacaagtcttggtgataaaaagtactgctttacttacatcaggtaatttcccaaggcggtcgccgatatcagtacacacgattgtcaacaactcatctacccgttcgctcaagcggaactaatctctgacacaccggtagatctacccggctgatgtttttacaggtgtagaaatgacacagtcaccggcgcctattaaatctttaaactgctgaaacaatagcgtaattactgccgaggtgttcagagtacaactgtaacggtcagtgctgtctattaaatcgggtaaaacgccaactcagttacagtaacattttatacgcacatgcgcagcccaacttccggtgctaatacacatggaaatggcgtggttatcaataaaaagtaagtaggccgatcaaacagtatttcatatatgtccaataaaaggtaatggttctgttacgttttgtatgcaatctgtgttaaacttaaacggttatttgttttgacattaataacttgttattttgtagaattccgttttatcgtttaccttttgcaaacatgacttgcacatcagatcgttattgaagtgactaagtgaaagaaactttatcgtgactgtatatcggcaaaactacaccaaattacaagtgacataacgaaacattacatatatatttacatgtattgaccagtcttcacactaaactgatgagcgacagagcgaagttataatgattatataatgttgacaaatattgaccaaacttttcaccaaaaacgataactcgcttaattcgaacactcggataactcgaagttttttcgtggtcccgtcgacttcgagttaacgaagttccactgtatatgatgatatttcatTGTGATATGGTAATGGACACAATTAACAGGTGCATGAATGGCAGATCAACATAACAATGAAACATCAGTATGGAGAAATGGATCTTCGTTAGTTCAGTAATGTCCCTCCTCAGCTACAATGAGCTGGATAGTAAAACAGCTTGCACTAGGATCATAATTGATTTTTAGAAACAGTTTTTCACTGGCTATTTTTTCATTGGAATCATGAAACAGTTTCAAGTCTAAATTTCacaaatttataaattttaaaattaaacattccTCTTGGTAAATTGTCTAGAATTTGTTATAAAGTCTTCCATTGACATACAGCAAACTGATGTTTTGCAAAGCATCAAATATGATCTTTCAGATTCAAACTTAGATAGAAAATGATGTTCTGAAATTGGATTGACCAGTTACAATTTTGTAGAATTATcctatttttcatttaaaaataaaatcttttcaCTATGCAGTCTTTTTTACCTGTGAGTAAAGGACTTTAATGGCTGGTACAGGCTGTATCTACATATAGTGAGATACAGCAACAATGTACCAGTACATACAGATGGACCACATCTACGAGAGATTATAAATTACTGTTCCAAACATCATAACACAAATACAAACCAGGATACAGTCAGTAAAACAAGGTTAATTAGGGGACTGGGCAATTAATTATTGTTCCACTATcagtatacattttgtatacattttataacacaAACCAGGATACAATTGGTAAAACAAGGTAGATTAGGGGATcatgtatttaattattgttccactatcagtatatataacacaaaccaGGATACAATTGGTAAAACAAGGTAGATTAGGGGATcatgtatttaattattgttccactatcagtatatataacacaaaccaGGATACATTCGGTAAAACAAGGTAAATTAGGGGACTGGGCTATTAATTATTGTTCCACATATCGATATATTTAACACAAACCAGGATACAATCAGTAAATCAAGGTAAATTAGGGGATCAGGTATTATTGTTCCactatcagtatatataacacaaaccaGGATACAATCGGTAAAACAAGGTAAATTAGGGGATCAGGTATTTAATTATTGTTCCACTATCAGTATATTTAACACAAACCAGGATACAATCAGAAAAACAAGGTAAATTAGGGGATCAGGTATTCGATTATTGTTCCACATAtcataacacaaaatacaaaccAAGATACAATCTGAATCATTacttaatattttcttttacagGAAGTCCTTTCTGTAAACAATACATTCAACATTAGGGTACATTAGGGTATATGTTTTTCAATCCACTCATAATATCCATATGACATACCATTGAGGGGTACCTTAGGGGCATCTGTGGGGACGCTCGGGGTCAACATGGTGGTCGACTCATCATCGCTACCGAATTGTTTATCCACTAAACTGCCGAACTTGAGTGGTGGGACTGTGTGTTCAGATAGGAAAATGAAGGTGAATTACACAAAAACAGAACTGAAAACTCacaaaaatacacatgtatgtagTGATAGAACAGTGCAACCTGTCTAACCTGAACTCTGTATAATCTAGAAACCTTTAGAGTCCAGGTATTCACCGAGACTTGGCTGGATGTTGTACAGACTTTATGTTAGACAGGTCACACTGCATGATAAAGAAAGAATGAGAAATAGGATTAAAATAGatgttaaaacaatttttttgtatatctCATACAGAATGTAACATCACAGAGTTTTTAAAAATGacttcatataattatatatgttgtaaaaatCATGCACAAAGAAATAAgtacatacacaaatacacattgtatacagtgtatatttaaCAGAAGTGAAAGAGCTATACACAACTTTCAGATTATGTaggaaattaaatgtttttgccaaaaagtttattcaatatacattattatgttCATTGTTCATTATCCAGATTAGACCACATCGCTGTATAATTCTTCTTTTCACAATTCCAAATCTTATTTAAACGAGCACTGAAAATCAGACATTTGATTTGGCAAAATCATTAAGAAGTCACAAAACTAGGTAATGATATAAAACCTGAAATGTGGAATTCTCACCTGTGTGACAAagcaaacattaaaacaaacatcaaagtaagatttaatatcattttaaatatgacTCTGATCTCATGatattaaatttgtattaaaGTCAGTTGTAAACATAGTGGTCTATATCTTTATTCTATAgtcatattatataacaatattttattatttataataatattacatgtactagCTATATGTAGCTCTACCTGTACTAGTCAGCAACCTATGCCAGCTGATAACACATAACAATGACCTATCTGTGAattgttgatgttttgataGCCGTGCTGCACTAACAAAATATAGTGATCTAGTAAAAGGTTGTAACAATTTGAATTtacatgcagaaaaaaaaagtattcaaaAGCAGATATGGCTCTTTAATTATTTCACAAATCTGATTAACAAGGTTTTTATAAAGAATTTGAACTTGATCTTAACATTGACCACATCACTGATAGCACACAATAAGACTGAACCATAAAACGTGATTGTGTGTGGATGTAGGAGTTATAACACTCTGGCATGTGTCATCAACACACACTATCATGACATAGGAACATAGTGTATAGACAGCACGGTGACATTATTCTGAAACAGAACTTCTTGTTAGTAAATCAACAGTCCAAATGAAATCCACAAAACAAATGACTTGGCAATGATCAGTGCATACATGTTTCAAATAACATAGAGGATGGCTTTCTGATCACTGGATTACATATGACATAACACTGGAGATAATACATGGGTCAGCTGTAAAACTCAGTATTTATAGATTGGTCACGGACATGGCTTGTGTGAGCTGACTGCAATGCTTAGTGGACAAACAAATGTTGGTAACCAGTGATGCAAACATGTTATCAGCTTCCGTACcagtgatgatgatgacaatgatgATCGTGTTAAAACAGATCAGTCGGAGGAAGCTAGGCATCATAAAACATGGTATTACTCTCACAGACTATTTACTCCCAACTTGTGTGTCTGCTGATGAGAATATGAGAGCGGTTGGACAGCTAAGCGTGCTACAGACATACAAACCAGACATATAAGTCTGGACATGTTACCTTGGATTTTGCCCTCAGGACCAATTACAACTGAAACACAATTCACAACAGGTCGATACACAAGTATAATAAAGGTATCTCCTCTGCTTTAATACATTATCATCAGGCATCAGTAGGTATTTGTACATTCTGGTGATTTTTGACTCCTGTTCCATATTGATGGATGTTTTCAAGGAAGagatacattttttgtattttcacaATTGAGTGTAAAATTAGTGTTAATTCCATATCTCAAACAAAGAAATACTTGTAGACCtatacaatttttgttttgtaaaacataaaatatcaataagttTAAAATTTTTGGAACCGACACATCCAGTTTTTCATCCCCATCCTGACtacatgtatcactataatgaacTCCCTCCTCCAACCTTTCTCACCTCCACCCAGACTGCTCCTCATACTGTCCATGGTGTCTCGGGGAGTCATGGCCTCACCCTCTACCTGTCTGTCCTCATCAAACTTCTCAAGGAGGCGGATCAACAGATTATATGCCTGGgaatatagttatatataataacaaaatgtataGTACACAAGCCTGTGAAACAGCTGATATTTCcaaattttttaatatttttggaAATGTTGTAACATGATGATGTTATTCTTTATATCTTTTAAGATtctattacatgtaatattaaatGGTACAAGGATACAACAAATCTATCACTGTAGAGAAAATAACGTTTTTTAAGTGATCTTAATGTACTAAAGGTTGTGAACATGATTTGATATTACACTATAAAATTTGGTCTCACCTTGTCCTGGTATGGAGAGTAGTCAGCCACCATACTCGGAACAAACACAGCGGCCACTTCCTTAGTTACCATCACTTTGTTACGCACCAGCTGGGCAAGATGATCAAACAAACAGTCCCACAGGGGCTGGGCAGCTTCTGGTAAAGCCATTCTGTAAAAGAGACAAACTCAGTTTATAGAATCACAGGTGTAAAAAGAAACACTGAATGGCAGGATCTATCCTGGCCCCAGATCCTGAGAAATGAAAGTGGtaacatgttatttatttttatcaaactgCATTTACAACTAGAACTGttgccaggatggctgactaatacccccatAATCTGCAGGAGTCAATGAACAACTGGAACTGTTatttagaggctaactaagataacctgTGCATGCCCCTATTTCTGAGATTCAGAATGGCTGGaatatgtgttgtttataataAAGAGAATTTAGTCATAAGTTTTGCTGAAATCAGTTCACAGGTTTTGgaagagttgtctggacaataGAAACCCGTTTATAGTGACCaattaccatggcaacaataATTTGGAATTTTAACAGCTGCATGCACGTCTGCACATGTTCCCTAACATTCTAGTAACTGCACATGTTCCCTAACATTCCCGTAAAGTTTTGTGAAATCGGTTCACAAGTTTAGGAGGAGTTATCTGGACAAGAAAAACCTATGAATAGTGACcagtaaccatggcaaccaaaattttggaattttaacagctgcatgcacatctacacatggtcctctctATTTGTGTGAAGCAccattggaatcggcccaccGGTTTTGgaagagttgtctggacaataaaaacctgttaatagtgaccagttaccatggcaacaaaaatatggaatttaaacagctgcatgtacatctacacatggtcctctctATTTGTGTGAAGTGACACTGGAAACGGCCCActggtttaggaggagttgtccagacaagatatctacagacagacggacgaaaGGAGATACGGAAAAcccgattccagtataccccctgGGGTATAAGAAAATAATTGCTATCAAACATTTGCAATCCTCATGAGcatatgttgttgtttattataacaaatacagcacatttatttcaatgtaaatgATCTTTgtttctgtgaccttgactacATTATTCCCTCCCTACCTGATCTTTGTTTCTGTGACCCTGACTACATTATTCCCTCCCTACCTGATCTTTgtttctgtgaccttgactacATTATTCCCTCCCTACCTGATCTTTgtttctgtgaccttgactacATTATTTCCTCCCTACCTGATCTTTGTTTCTGTGACCCTGACTACATTATTTCCTCCCTTCCTGATCTTTgtttctgtgaccttgactacATTATTTCCTCCCTACCTGATCTTTgtttctgtgaccttgactacATTATTTCCTCCCTTCCTGATCTTTGTTTCTGTGACCCTGACTACAATATTTCCTCCCTACCTGATCTTTgtttctgtgaccttgactacATTATTTCCTCCCTACCTGATCTTTGTTTCTGTGACCCCGACTACATTATTCCCTCCCTACCTGATCTTTgtttctgtgaccttgactacATTATTCCCTCCCTACCTGATCTTTgtttctgtgaccttgactacATTATTTCCTCCCTACCTGATCTTTgtttctgtgaccttgactacATTATTTCCTCCCTACCTGATCTTTGTTTCTGTGACCCTGACTACATTATTTCCTCCCTACCTGATCTTTgtttctgtgaccttgactacATTATTCCCTCCCTACCTGATCTTTgtttctgtgaccttgactacATTATTTCCCTCCCTACCTGATCTTTGTTTCTGTGACCCTGACTACATTATTTCCTCCCTACCTGATCTTTgtttctgtgaccttgactacATTATTTCCTCCCTTCCTGATATTTGTTTCTGTGGCCCTGTCTACATTATTTCCTCCCTTCCTGATCTTTgtttctgtgaccttgactacAATATTTCCTCCCTACCTGATCTTTgtttctgtgaccttgactacATTATTCCTCCCTACCTGATCTTTGTTTCTGTGACCCTGTCTACATTATTTCCTCCCTACCTGATCTTTGTTTCTGTGACCCTGACTACATTATTTCCTCCCTACCTGATCTTTGTTTCTGTGACCCTGACTACATTATTTCCTCCCTACCTGATCTTTgtttctgtgaccttgactacATTATTTCCTCCTTACCTGATCTTTgtttctgtgaccttgactacATTATTTCCTCCCTTCCTCATCTTTGTTTCTGTGACCTTGTCTACATTATTCCCTCCCTACCTGATCTTTGTTTCTGTGATCCTGACTACATTAGTTCCTCCATACCTGATCTTTGTTTGTGTGACCCTGGCTACATTATTCCCTCCCTACCTAATCTTTGTTTCTGTGACCCTGACTACATTATTCCCTCCATAAATGATCTTTATTTCTGTGACCCTGACTACATTATTCCCTCCCTACCTGATCTTTGTTTCTGTGATCCTGACTACATTAGTTCCTCCCTACCTGATCTTTGTTTGTGTGACCCTGGCTACATTATTCCCTCCCTACCTGATCTTTGTTTCTGTGACCCTGACTACATTATTCCCTCCATAAATGATCTTTATTTCTGTGACCCTGACTACATTATTCCCTCCATAAATGATCTTTGTTTCTGTGACCCTGACTACATTATTCCCTCTCTACCTGATCTTTgtttctgtgaccttgactacATTATTCCCTCCCTACCTGATCTTTGTTTCTGTGACCCTGTCTACATTATTCCCTCTCTACCTGATCTTTGTTTCTGTGACCCTGTCTACATTATTTCCTCTCTACCTGACCTTTgtttctgtgaccttgactacATTATTCCCTCCCTACCTGATCTTTGTTTCTGTGCCCCTGACTACATTATTCCCTCCCTACCTGATCTTTGTTTCTGTGACCCTGTCTACATTATTTCCTCCATACCTGATCTTTATTTCTGTGATGCTATCTACATTGCCAGCAAGGACGGTGTCCGGTAGGAGTCCCTTGGGTGATACATTCCTCACCACCAGAGGGAGCTGTTCCAACAGCACCATACTTATCTTCTCTGCATCTTGGTCATACAGTGGGATCCCCTTGTTGGCTTtactacaatgttaacacaagttgtttatataaagtAAGGTtgataattaaaacatatttattatttatatcagtaataatacaaaaagtaatgtatacatgtgAGTTATGTTGTCAGTGTATGATCATAACTTACTGCATGATATCCTGTCGGTCTGAGGCTGAAGGACGGTGAGATCGATAGTACCCCTCGAGAGATAAAGCATCAGGAAAGTCAGACTGTACATGAATGATCAGTCGCACCAGTCCATCTAAATTCATATCAGGAGATGGAGTACCAGGACTGCAATACAAACCAGGTATAAACACTCTTTTTAAAGTATAAAGGATAGAGATGTTATATTGTAAGCAAACACAAGTACAATGACAGCATGGTTGGAGTGTTAGAGATCCTAATGGAGGAGCACTTGCCTAGAGCTGTTGTCTCCTTGTGTTACAGCAGTTTGTATTGGAGGATCTCGAGGCGTGGCGTCGGGAGAACTGGGAGGAGACACCTGGTCCTGGCTGACCATCTTTTTAGGCAGTTCTGGTCCTGTCTGACTTGTACTTAAAGGTAAATCATCATCACCAAAATCACTAACTTCATCATCACCGCCTTCATCACCTGGGTTTGGCTCCATTGGTCCGGACAGGGACTGGGATACATCTGAGAGACAGACAGTACATCTCAAAACCTTGGTCTCTTAGAGAGCTCATATCAGATCTAATGTCTTTTAGAGGACAAATACCTATCTTTGCTAGCCAAAGGTTCATATGGTATATATTCCAATTCATTCTTTGCCTAGTTTTCATATTTCCTTAAACTGCCATCTAGCAGAATCAGGACACTGTGTTATTGCTTTTAAATAGCAAAACTTCAAACTTTTAAGATTGTTTCAGCACTGGCACCCATATTAAATCCAGTATGTTACCTTTTTTAGAGGACAAATGTTGTTACCAGTTTTTTTTCCTGTGTCTTTTTCAAAGCTAAATAGAGAAAGAATGGTCTTTGAAGCCAATTATAAAACCTGAACTCTgtatttactatataatatagaaatatGCTTGTTTTTAGGAAGGAACACAAATACAGTGCTGAAAATTCCTACCTTACCTGTTGCAAGTTTTAACTTTACCTTGAGATTATTACCCCACCTTCTGTAAGTTTCAACCTCACCTGGAGATTCCTACCCTACCTGTTGGAAGTTTTAACCTCACCTGGAGATTCTGGCAGTGGTTTGTGTACTTGTTGACCTATCCGGACACTTTGTATAGGCTGGGGATGCTGTATCATTTCCTCCACAATATCATCACTAATGCTAACATCAGCTACCTGGTCAGAAAGCTGGTGTTGGTGgacagttgtctccctttcaGCAGGGACATGTGAGGCCTGTTGTTGAGCAGCCCTGGGCTGGCTCTGATGTTGGACTGTCTCCTGATCAGTGGGTTCTCGCATTACTTGTGATATGTTGGCATAAATGGAGGAGGATTTTGGCTTCTAAAATTGGAAACACATAAAAGTTCGATTTACGGCACCAAAATGTCAAAGTACAACATGTTAATTTGACAATCTTCCATTTATTTTAGTAATTGTGAATTCATAACAAATGGTTATCAGTTTTATTTTACCATAAGCAATGACATACTTCAGTATTTTGACCATCTCCTCTAAATGGTGTAGATGTCAGTACATGACCGTATGAATCCCTCTCCTCTGGCCCCTCATTCCTCCGCTCATAAGTGTTTTTGGCTGGGGTAGACACATCTGCGTACCCACGAGGAGGCTCAGTGGGAGGTTGTCCCATCCTACCCTCGACAA
This DNA window, taken from Pecten maximus chromosome 3, xPecMax1.1, whole genome shotgun sequence, encodes the following:
- the LOC117324011 gene encoding centrosomal protein kizuna-like isoform X3, which gives rise to MASSNVEYYQRQKELQNVIHEHESRRANLEQQLKVLAKTDNRLAKLRAAKLKSYWKKICDDQKRAQERNDRIVQEFERIDTFLAASTARTEKLRLLKRQYEEYIEKTYPLWMEQVLHHRQQTQHSPTHRGPTQQYQQGQQGFPHHQSINADYHESPPQSHPVVEGRMGQPPTEPPRGYADVSTPAKNTYERRNEGPEERDSYGHVLTSTPFRGDGQNTEKPKSSSIYANISQVMREPTDQETVQHQSQPRAAQQQASHVPAERETTVHQHQLSDQVADVSISDDIVEEMIQHPQPIQSVRIGQQVHKPLPESPDVSQSLSGPMEPNPGDEGGDDEVSDFGDDDLPLSTSQTGPELPKKMVSQDQVSPPSSPDATPRDPPIQTAVTQGDNSSSPGTPSPDMNLDGLVRLIIHVQSDFPDALSLEGYYRSHRPSASDRQDIMHKANKGIPLYDQDAEKISMVLLEQLPLVVRNVSPKGLLPDTVLAGNVDSITEIKIRMALPEAAQPLWDCLFDHLAQLVRNKVMVTKEVAAVFVPSMVADYSPYQDKAYNLLIRLLEKFDEDRQVEGEAMTPRDTMDSMRSSLGGVVIGPEGKIQVPPLKFGSLVDKQFGSDDESTTMLTPSVPTDAPKVPLNETAAYRNMLSGTMSSQNRQHVHVDDEDTDDDVEKQFASALSPRDPPSVKSALGSTAGSSKSYRKVGIQFSSDLDTDTEPEIPMGRKNEDEKDDFYEFYE
- the LOC117324011 gene encoding centrosomal protein kizuna-like isoform X1, producing MASSNVEYYQRQKELQNVIHEHESRRANLEQQLKVLAKTDNRLAKLRAAKLKSYWKKICDDQKRAQERNDRIVQEFERIDTFLAASTARTEKLRLLKRQYEEYIEKTYPLWMEQVLHHRQQTQHSPTHRGPTQQYQQGQQGFPHHQSINADYHESPPQSHPVVEGRMGQPPTEPPRGYADVSTPAKNTYERRNEGPEERDSYGHVLTSTPFRGDGQNTEKPKSSSIYANISQVMREPTDQETVQHQSQPRAAQQQASHVPAERETTVHQHQLSDQVADVSISDDIVEEMIQHPQPIQSVRIGQQVHKPLPESPDVSQSLSGPMEPNPGDEGGDDEVSDFGDDDLPLSTSQTGPELPKKMVSQDQVSPPSSPDATPRDPPIQTAVTQGDNSSSPGTPSPDMNLDGLVRLIIHVQSDFPDALSLEGYYRSHRPSASDRQDIMHKANKGIPLYDQDAEKISMVLLEQLPLVVRNVSPKGLLPDTVLAGNVDSITEIKIRMALPEAAQPLWDCLFDHLAQLVRNKVMVTKEVAAVFVPSMVADYSPYQDKAYNLLIRLLEKFDEDRQVEGEAMTPRDTMDSMRSSLGGVVIGPEGKIQVPPLKFGSLVDKQFGSDDESTTMLTPSVPTDAPKVPLNETAAYRNMLSGTMSSQNRQHVHVDDEDTDDDVEKQFASALSPRDPPSTIPPPKRFANSSDSKPDNQAEPLSDLSTPTQPSPVYVPTAVQKQSVKSALGSTAGSSKSYRKVGIQFSSDLDTDTEPEIPMGRKNEDEKDDFYEFYE
- the LOC117324011 gene encoding centrosomal protein kizuna-like isoform X2; this encodes MASSNVEYYQRQKELQNVIHEHESRRANLEQQLKVLAKTDNRLAKLRAAKLKSYWKKICDDQKRAQERNDRIVQEFERIDTFLAASTARTEKLRLLKRQYEEYIEKTYPLWMEQVLHHRQQTQHSPTHRGPTQQYQQGQQGFPHHQSINADYHESPPQSHPVVEGRMGQPPTEPPRGYADVSTPAKNTYERRNEGPEERDSYGHVLTSTPFRGDGQNTEKPKSSSIYANISQVMREPTDQETVQHQSQPRAAQQQASHVPAERETTVHQHQLSDQVADVSISDDIVEEMIQHPQPIQSVRIGQQVHKPLPESPDVSQSLSGPMEPNPGDEGGDDEVSDFGDDDLPLSTSQTGPELPKKMVSQDQVSPPSSPDATPRDPPIQTAVTQGDNSSSPGTPSPDMNLDGLVRLIIHVQSDFPDALSLEGYYRSHRPSASDRQDIMHKANKGIPLYDQDAEKISMVLLEQLPLVVRNVSPKGLLPDTVLAGNVDSITEIKIRMALPEAAQPLWDCLFDHLAQLVRNKVMVTKEVAAVFVPSMVADYSPYQDKAYNLLIRLLEKFDEDRQVEGEAMTPRDTMDSMRSSLGGVPPLKFGSLVDKQFGSDDESTTMLTPSVPTDAPKVPLNETAAYRNMLSGTMSSQNRQHVHVDDEDTDDDVEKQFASALSPRDPPSTIPPPKRFANSSDSKPDNQAEPLSDLSTPTQPSPVYVPTAVQKQSVKSALGSTAGSSKSYRKVGIQFSSDLDTDTEPEIPMGRKNEDEKDDFYEFYE
- the LOC117324011 gene encoding centrosomal protein kizuna-like isoform X4 — its product is MASSNVEYYQRQKELQNVIHEHESRRANLEQQLKVLAKTDNRLAKLRAAKLKSYWKKICDDQKRAQERNDRIVQEFERIDTFLAASTARTEKLRLLKRQYEEYIEKTYPLWMEQVLHHRQQTQHSPTHRGPTQQYQQGQQGFPHHQSINADYHESPPQSHPVVEGRMGQPPTEPPRGYADVSTPAKNTYERRNEGPEERDSYGHVLTSTPFRGDGQNTEKPKSSSIYANISQVMREPTDQETVQHQSQPRAAQQQASHVPAERETTVHQHQLSDQVADVSISDDIVEEMIQHPQPIQSVRIGQQVHKPLPESPDVSQSLSGPMEPNPGDEGGDDEVSDFGDDDLPLSTSQTGPELPKKMVSQDQVSPPSSPDATPRDPPIQTAVTQGDNSSSPGTPSPDMNLDGLVRLIIHVQSDFPDALSLEGYYRSHRPSASDRQDIMHKANKGIPLYDQDAEKISMVLLEQLPLVVRNVSPKGLLPDTVLAGNVDSITEIKIRMALPEAAQPLWDCLFDHLAQLVRNKVMVTKEVAAVFVPSMVADYSPYQDKAYNLLIRLLEKFDEDRQVEGEAMTPRDTMDSMRSSLGGETAAYRNMLSGTMSSQNRQHVHVDDEDTDDDVEKQFASALSPRDPPSTIPPPKRFANSSDSKPDNQAEPLSDLSTPTQPSPVYVPTAVQKQSVKSALGSTAGSSKSYRKVGIQFSSDLDTDTEPEIPMGRKNEDEKDDFYEFYE